The Salmo salar chromosome ssa04, Ssal_v3.1, whole genome shotgun sequence genomic sequence agtaccTCTTTgcgctaggtgggacgcaagccaacatctggtgaaattgcagagtgcgatATTCAAAATACTAAatttgtaatattaaacattcatgaacatacaagtgtcctACATAATTTAAaatcttaacttcttgttaatccagcagctttgtcagatttcaaaaaggctttatggtgaaagcattccatgcgattatctgaggacagcgcccgcgTACAAAAGCATTACAAACATTCCCCAAACAAGCAGAGgcgtcagaaatagcgataaaataaatcacttgccTTCGaatatcttcctctgtttgcaatctcAAGGGTCTCAGCTACATCACAaattgttgttttgttcaataaagtccttctttatatcccaaaaaagtcagtatAATTGGCtcgcttgattcagtaatccaccggtttccctcgttcaaaatgcatacaaatgaatcccaaaagataccaataaacttcgtccaaacaagtcaaacaacgtttctaaacaatcctcaggtaccctaatatgtaaataaatgatcaaatttaagatggagaatagTATGTTTTTTACCAGAGATAAATATCGAAGTGCGCACTCTCATTCACAAGCGCCACAagactacagccaaaatgggagccacttagaaaaactacaaattctagctaatttcaaaaaaacaagcctgaaactctttctacaGACTGTTGacttctagtggaagccctaggaactgcaatctttTACTTTCCCATAGACAGTCATTATAATGAGTGGTGAGAtcggatttttgcctgccatatcagttctgttatactcacagacattattttaacagttttggaaacttcagagtgttttctttccaaatataccattatatgcatatcctagcttctgggcctgagtaacaggcattttactttgggcacgccaGCTCGccgaacttccgaatactgccccctagccttaagaaattaaagtagccaccatttgtcttgatgacagctttgcacactcttggcattctctaaaccaacttcatgaggaatgcttttccaacagtcttgaaggaattccgaACATaaactgagcacttgttggctgctcatTGTCCCGTTGTaaaacaaaccagatgggatggagtatcgctgccgaatgctgtggtagccatgcaggttaagtgtgccttgaattctaaataaatcacagacagtgtcaccagcaaagcacccccacaccatcatacctcctcctccatgcttcacggtggataccacacatgcagagatcttccgttcacctactctgcgtctcacaaagacacggtggttgcaaccaaaccaaaaatctcaaatttggactcatcagaccaaaggacagatttccaccagtctaatgtcaattgctcgtgtttctttgtccaagcaagtctcttcttattattggtgtcctttagtagtggtttctttgcagcaatttgaccatgaaggcctgattcatgcattctcctctgaacagttgatgttgagatgcatCTGAACtcagcatttatttgagctgcaatttctgaggctgctaactctaatgaacttatcctctgcagcaggcagcagaagtaactctgggtatttctttcctgttgcggtcctcatgagagccagtttcatcatagcacttgatggtttttgcgactgcacttgaaattttccagattgactcaccttcatgtcttaataaagcaatgatggactgtcatttccctttgcttatttgagctgtgcttgacataatatggatttggtattttactaaatagggctatcttccgtataccacccctacgttgtcacaacacaactgattggctcaaacacattaagaaggaaagaaattccacaaattaacttttaacagggCACGCCTGTTAACCCTCTtgctgtgttccggtcgaattggaccgatttacgttctctctgaaaaatgtagttaatttaatctgattatcataaggttccatgactttgtccgcACAGgtcatctgaacacacaaaatacattttgatgattttcattacattttgggtgtttcaTTTAACTTTAACACACCTGTGATGTTCCCGGTCAAAAATTATCGGTCATTAGAAATTAATGAGTgcgactacaattagtgtataaaatagAGTTCAGGGACAtccccattcatcagatggacacactccctctcccagacccccacatgcatgtgggtttgaacacacacaaacacacacacacacctcactccccttcttggcttccacgGCAACCCCcatgggaacctttccccaatagaatctatcccccacgggaaccacacctgttggcattgtcacaaacaatcgcaacattgtttcaataatatatagaacttttgtcacagctctggtatataaagcttttttgaggccttgctcacaattcattctgtggcagcacaatgaccaaattatatactgtatgtgaggctcttgatcatatctttgatcatgacactggtgaagaggagagagtccttgttaaactttgacaaaaagtagtctgtgataaatagcacaacgtgtttcatctgagtatttgttatagtcaaaataatccatacattatgctttcccccctcaaaaacgagttgtatgagctcaggtcaatgagccctatgttcacaagaacttaagatctaacacaacattaggtgataatatatatattgttatggATGAATAATAAGCTATAatgggcggtcattttggaccgggaacacagaatgaattaacatgaaacgaacacaacaatGCATtcctgtcacaaaaagagccgtgttgaatagaccaaactgcagcgggaatatggatgctcatattttaatttaaaaaaaaggagtaaagcatccactggaaaaacaatacacacgacaggaacagtcttacaggcatacaaaaacgcagtgcaagaacaactacccacaaccccaaagaaaaacacacacacctatataggactcccaatcaaaggcaactcaacacacctgccttcaattggaagtcccaaacaccaacacaaacattcacacacacaaaactgccacgtcctgaccccaaaacgaatacaatagctccatctgctggtcaggacgtgacaattccagatgactacctcatgaagctggttgagagaatgcccgaAAGAGTgtataaagctgtcatcaaggcaaagggtggcaagtttgaaaaatctcaaatctcaaatatattttgtttaacacttttttaatcacttttttggttactacgtgattccatatgtgttatttcatagtttggatgtcttcactacaattctacaatgtagaaaatagtacaaataaagaaaaaaccttgaatgtgtacgtgtccaaacttttaactggtattgTGCATAGTATTATAGCTACTACTTTTATTGTTGTCACTGTTGTTTATAATTGTGTGTATCACTTTGCTTTGGCAAAATTGACCTCGTTATTCATGCCATTAAAACGTATTACATTTGAATTAATGAAATttagaaagagagcagagagaatgatAATTTCAATTAATTTAACTATTTACAAAATATTCCTCTGTTTTTACACTTATTGCCTGTTATTCCTCTCCATTTTCTTTGAAGGTTCATCTCCGTCAGCCTGGTCTCAATTCTCGCATACCCTTAGACTTGGTCTCTGACTCTGTTGACGACATGTATGAAGGCTGCAATAAAAAAATGGGCAGAAAGGTGAAGGAATATCTTCGAAATGAAATCAATACAGGAGGGATCTTCGAACAAGCctgggcaaacgcacaaaattGTGCCTCAAAAAAGTACAGATCAAACAACAATAAAATAGACAAACTTAGTTACAATCACATCAAAGCTATCTGTGCTTACACAGGAGGTCAACCTAAGATATACCCAGCGTTCAACCAAGCTGTCCGGACCAATAGAGCAGAGTACACAACCTCCTTCCAGTTCCACTCCCTGCATTTCCTGCTGACTGATGCCATTCGCATCCTGAAACTAAAACAAAAGAACTGTCTCACCACATACCGGAGAACCAACATGGAGTTTGATGGTAAAGTTAACAAAGTAATCAGATTCGGCTTCTTTGCCTCCAGCTCTCTCAACAAGGGAATTAATGAAATATTTGGAGAAAAGTCTTGCTTTGAGATAACAACGTGTTTTGGCGCTGACCTGAAGTCCTTCCCAGTGTTGGGGGATTATGAaaaggaggtgttgattccaccGTATGAAGAGTTCAGTGTTACTGATGTGCTGATGAAAGAAAATGATAGAAACCTTTGGTGTGATGTTGTGTACAAACTAAAGAGTATCAAAACACTGAGTAACCTGAATTGCAAAATTTTTAACAAAACAACAATTCATTAAGAAAATCTGTGTTGATCTTGAGTCATTGTCCCTAAAGAGGATTTAAAACTAACAGCTATGCTGCTTATCTTTCTTAAAGTAAATGAAgccaaaaaatgtattttcagtGTCTAAAGCTTTTGTTTTAACTTTAATTGGTTTATTGGTGGATGTTACATAAAAACCCAATCCTGACTGTCTGAAATAGTGAATATTAAGATTGTTGTATTAACCTGTGTATCAGACTCCATAGGAGACTTTAAAACACTTATATGCCTTCTGCAGCTTGTGGCAAAACGAATAAAGAAAATCATTGATCTTGACTACAGTATGTCTCATCCTTTTAGTTTTCACTTTCACTGTACTACATTTAGACAGTCTGAAGTTATAACATTACATGGGCCACTGATTAAGATGTAATATAACATGACACAAGTTGAATTGTCCAATAAAATGATACTGGAGACTACcgattggtgggggggggggatatttaCTGTACTGTCTTGCTTTGTGCAGCAAAATTAAACAATAGATTACAACAAATGATAAGCCCCCCCCCTCCAAAAGAGGGAAATCAGAAAGGACAATAAGAACTGGGTAGAGACAAACCAAGAAATACGTCAACAAGTGGTACCTGGCAATACACTTACTTCCATTAAGTGAATTCTGGACATCTCATCACATAGCGTCCCGCCCTGATTGGCCCAAAGGCATGTCACCCATCACCAGCTGATTCTCATAGCAGGTGGGGCCCCGCCTCTGCCGTCCTTGATTGGCTTCGAATTTTACACTAGGGACCTCAAGGTTTGCCTTAGTGCTGTTTTCCTTATTCCCTGATAGTTGattaattgattggttgattgatcaaATGATTGATTGATCAATCAATTGATTGATTAGTGGTGTATTGGCTATTGGTTCCTGAATAGAGGGGAAAGATGATGAGGTTTAAGGGTCTTTCGGTACTAATACGCACGCAAGcacgcttgcacacacacacgcataccctTTCTCAGTATCAGCAGTGGTGTTTCTGTTGTTAGTCATGTTCACACACAGTTCAGTATGAAAGAAGTATGAACAAACAATTCTCAGAAGCCATGTGGTGTTTCCTgcctgtgtggggtgtgtgtgtgtgtgtgtgtgtgtgtgtgtctgtttttgtgTGACAGGTACTCTATATAAGTGTCATTTGTCAGAAGCACTGAGGAGAGGCTGTGACTGCCTTGTAGACAGATACAGCATCTTAAAGACACCTGAAGTTCATGCAAAGGTATGTTCTATTCCATACGTGTCTCTGAGACAGGGTTTACATTGCTTCCCACAGTGCAAACCTGTAAAAATGAGCACACTAACTCcaagtgaagaagaggagagttTGTTTGTAGCCTTTTACACCAGAGGTGGACAACCCTCCTCCTGGAGAACTACTGTTTTGTATCCTTTTACACCAAAAGTGGACAACCCTCCTCCTGGAGAACTCCTGTTTTGTATCCTTTTACACCAGAGGTGGTCAACCCTCCTCCTGGAGAACTACTGTTTTGTATCCTTTTACACCAGAGGTGGACAACCCTCCTCCTGGAGAACTACTGTTTTGTATCCTTTTACACCAGAGGTGGACAACCCTCCTCTGGAGAGCTACTGtgtatgcaggcttttgttccagccctgctctaacacattTTAACCTAGAACCGAGCTCTGGGAGACAgcagtagtgagagtacgtggtgctgacacagatcctctccattcCACCTGGTTGAAGCAGTTCAAGAGTGTGCAGAGACttagacgcccagccctgagagggtggagaggaggatctgatggtccaCAGTGTCAAAGGCAatagatagatctaggaggatgagaacagaggagagagagtcagctttggcagagcggagagcctccgtgacacagagaagagcagtctcagttgagtgaaCCATCttaaagcctgactggttagggtcaagaagattatTCAGAGAAAGatagtgagagagttggtcagagacagtaCGCTCAAGTGTTTCGGGAATAAATATCATTGTTTTAGATGACAGAGGGGTCGAGTGTTGTTTTCCTGAGGAGGGGAGCGACtctggccattttgaagtcagaggggatgcagccagtggtcagggatgagttgatgagggacgTGAGGAATGGAGAAGGTCTCCTGATATGGGCTGGAGCGGCTAGGAGGGGATGTGGTCAGGTGGGCAGGTTGTCGGGCGGCCAGACCGCACTAGTCAcatgatttcatctggagagtAAGGGGAGAAATAAGTCAAGGcatagggtagttctgtgtgagtggggcCAGTGGACTCAAtgggctgagtgaatgaggagcggatgtcGTTAACCTTCTTTtaaaagtggttgacaaagtcctcctcagagatggaggagggagggcgtggaaaagagtttcctaggTTTAGAGGCAGAAACTTCACATTTAGAGTGATAAAACGTGGCATCGGATAaagaagagaaggtagagaggagggagtgaaaggatgataggtcctccggaaGTGACGTTTCCTTCATTTTTGCTCAGCTGcccgcagccctgttctgtaagctctcaaggagtcactcagccacggagcaggaggggaggaaaaGGGACAGTGTAAATCATAGGATGCGGAAAGGGAGGAGTGTCGGGtcaaagaggcagaatcaggagacatgCGGTAGAAGTATTTCGCAGAAGGGAGAtatgataagagagagagagagagagagagagagagagagagagagagagagagagagagagagagagagagagagagagagagagagagagagagagagagagagagagagagagagagagagagagagagagagagagagagagagagagagagagagagagagagagagagagagagagagagagagagagagagagagagagagagagagagagagagagagagagagagagagagagagagagagagagagagagagagagagagagagagagagagagagagagagagagaattgtgaCGGCACATGACCATCTGGTTGGGGTTAGGcatggaggaaagggagacagaaaaggaaagaaaGTAGTGAttagagacctggagggggttacagtgagattagtaggagaacagagacctggagggggttgcagtgagattagtaggagaacagactcTAGTAAAGGggaggtcaagtgtattgcctgccttgtgagtgggacTGGGGAAGGGTGgggtcaagtgtattgcctgccttgtgagtggtcAAAAGAGGGGAAAGAAAGAGTTAAGTAGAAATGAATGGACCTCATAGGGCAGAATTAACACCTCCTTCTCCTTTTCTTCCATCCCTGGGTAGGACTTGAGCCAAAACATGTCTTTATCTCAAAGAGCTGGAGCAAAATAAGCCAAAACGGATTTCCTTGTTCACTTCACCTGCAAACTCCGTGTTGGTTCTTCTGTATGTGGTGTAACAATCCTGTTGATCTGGGTTTTGTTTCAGGAGGAGAATAGCTTCAGTCAGCAGGAAATGCAGGGAGTGGAACTTGACGGGGGACTTGTAGACTTTCCTATTGGTCCGGACTGCTTTGTTAAAATCTTTGTATATTTCGGGCTGACTTGAACTGTAAGCATAGATAGCCTGGATATACTCCAGTTTAAAGGAGAAGTTAacttttttacaaccaaatctctatTTTTGATGGCATACTATAAAAGGatacagacattttttttttacttatcccAACCAGCGAATCACATCCTCATCCTCGTTGTGCAGTAACAAAACatgctccaaaaacacccaaatacgtcATTTTGGAAACTGAAACGCTCTCAGTTTCATGATGCATGTCTTTAGATGTCCTACACATGAAATTGTGTTATTCTGAACTTCATCCGCAATGTTATATTCCATTTGGTGCGAATCGAGCTGTTTCACTTATCCATTCTCTGTGTAGCTTGCTGCTAGAATGGACAGAGAGGTATCGCTTGAATGAATATAACTTTGCCATCCCTATGGTAACACCAAAGGTCAACAGGAAGACTGTCCACACTGCATTCTTTGCCATCTTCATTCAAACCAACTACAGACGTAAAGGGGGAAAAGATCAAACAGAAACATTATGGCATTATTGATGGTTTTGTTAAGTGATTGATAAGACTGAACTAGAGCCATGATAATTCAAT encodes the following:
- the nar5 gene encoding Ecto-ADP-ribosyltransferase 5 precursor (The RefSeq protein has 1 substitution compared to this genomic sequence), whose protein sequence is MARHKILTFAVLYFIQAWTLGVDSKMVHLRQPGLNSRIPLDLVSDSVDDMYEGCNKKMSRKVKEYLRNEINTGGIFEQAWANAQNCASKKYRSNNNKIDKLSYNHIKAICAYTGGQPKIYPAFNQAVRTNRAEYTTSFQFHSLHFLLTDAIRILKLKQKNCLTTYRRTNMEFDGKVNKVIRFGFFASSSLNKGINEIFGEKSCFEITTCFGADLKSFPVLGDYEKEVLIPPYEEFSVTDVLMKENDRNLWCDVVYKLKSIKTLSNLNCKIFNKTTIH